The Macaca nemestrina isolate mMacNem1 chromosome 12, mMacNem.hap1, whole genome shotgun sequence genome contains a region encoding:
- the LOC105493707 gene encoding stromelysin-2 isoform X1 gives MMHLAFLVLLCLPVCSAYPLSGAAKQEDSNRDLAQQYLENYYNLKTDVKQFRRKESNLIVKKIQQMQKFLGLAATGKLDSDTLEVMRKPRCGVPDVGHFHTFPGIPKWRKTHLTYRIVNYTSDLPGDAVDSAIEKAVKVWEKVTPLTFSRLYEGEADIMISFAVKEHGDFYSFDGSGHSLAHAYPPGPGLYGDIHFDDDEHWTEDASGTNLFLVAAHELGHSLGLFHSANTEALMYPLYNSFTELTRFRLSQDDVNGIQSLYGPPPASTEEPLVPTKSVPSGSRTPAKCDPALSFDAISTLRGEYLFFKDRYFWRRSHWNSEPEFHLISTFWPSLPSYLDAAYEVNSRDTVFIFKGNEFWAIRGNEVQAGYPKGIHTLGFPPTIRKIDAAVSDKEKKKTYFFVEDKYWRFDENSQSMEQGFPRLIADDFPGVEPKVDAVLQAFGFFYFFSGSSQFEFDPNARMVTRILKSYSWLHC, from the exons ATGATGCATCTTGCATTCCTCGTGCTGTTGTGTCTGCCAGTCTGCTCTGCCTATCCTCTGAGTGGGGCAGCAAAACAGGAGGACTCCAACAGGGATCTTGCCCAG CAATACCTAGAAAACTACTACAACCTCAAAACAGATGTGAAACAGTTTAGAAGAAAGGAGAGTAATCTCATTGttaaaaaaatccaacaaatGCAGAAGTTCCTTGGGTTGGCAGCAACAGGGAAGCTGGACTCTGACACTCTGGAGGTGATGCGCAAGCCCAGGTGTGGAGTTCCTGACGTTGGTCACTTCCACACCTTTCCTGGCATCCCGAAGTGGAGGAAAACCCACCTTACATACAG GATTGTGAATTATACATCAGATTTGCCAGGAGATGCTGTTGATTCTGCCATTGAGAAAGCTGTGAAAGTCTGGGAAAAGGTGACTCCACTCACTTTCTCCAGGCTGTATGAAGGAGAGGCTGATATAATGATCTCTTTTGCTGTTAAAG aACATGGAGACTTTTACTCTTTTGATGGCTCAGGACACAGCTTGGCTCATGCCTATCCACCTGGACCTGGGCTTTATGGAGATATCCACTTTGATGATGATGAACACTGGACAGAAGATGCATCAG GCACCAATTTATTCCTCGTTGCTGCTCATGAACTTGGCCACTCCCTGGGGCTCTTTCACTCAGCCAACACTGAAGCTTTGATGTACCCACTCTACAACTCATTCACAGAGCTGACCCGGTTCCGCCTTTCACAAGATGATGTGAATGGCATTCAGTCTCTCTATG GACCTCCCCCTGCCTCTACTGAGGAACCCCTGGTGCCCACCAAATCCGTCCCTTCAGGATCTAGGACGCCAGCCAAGTGCGACCCTGCTTTGTCCTTCGATGCCATCAGCACTCTGAGGGGAGAATATCTGTTCTTTAAAGACAG ATATTTTTGGCGAAGATCCCACTGGAACTCTGAACCTGAATTTCATTTGATTTCTACATTTTGGCCCTCTCTCCCGTCATATTTGGATGCTGCATATGAAGTTAATAGCAGggatactgtttttatttttaaag GAAATGAGTTCTGGGCCATCAGAGGAAATGAGGTACAAGCGGGTTACCCAAAGGGTATCCATACCCTGGGTTTTCCTCCAACCATAAGGAAAATTGATGCAGCTGTTTCTgacaaggaaaagaagaaaacatacttCTTTGTAGAGGACAAATACTGGAG ATTTGATGAAAACAGCCAGTCCATGGAGCAAGGCTTCCCTAGACTAATAGCTGATGACTTTCCAGGAGTTGAGCCTAAGGTCGATGCGGTATTACAGGCATTTG gatttttctatttcttcagtgGATCATCACAGTTTGAGTTTGACCCCAATGCCAGGATGGTGACACGCATACTGAAGAGTTACAGCTGGTTACATTGCTAG
- the LOC105493707 gene encoding stromelysin-2 isoform X2, producing MEYLLKDLPEAVLRQYLENYYNLKTDVKQFRRKESNLIVKKIQQMQKFLGLAATGKLDSDTLEVMRKPRCGVPDVGHFHTFPGIPKWRKTHLTYRIVNYTSDLPGDAVDSAIEKAVKVWEKVTPLTFSRLYEGEADIMISFAVKEHGDFYSFDGSGHSLAHAYPPGPGLYGDIHFDDDEHWTEDASGTNLFLVAAHELGHSLGLFHSANTEALMYPLYNSFTELTRFRLSQDDVNGIQSLYGPPPASTEEPLVPTKSVPSGSRTPAKCDPALSFDAISTLRGEYLFFKDRYFWRRSHWNSEPEFHLISTFWPSLPSYLDAAYEVNSRDTVFIFKGNEFWAIRGNEVQAGYPKGIHTLGFPPTIRKIDAAVSDKEKKKTYFFVEDKYWRFDENSQSMEQGFPRLIADDFPGVEPKVDAVLQAFGFFYFFSGSSQFEFDPNARMVTRILKSYSWLHC from the exons ATGGAATACcttctgaaggacctgcctgaagcTGTTTTacgg CAATACCTAGAAAACTACTACAACCTCAAAACAGATGTGAAACAGTTTAGAAGAAAGGAGAGTAATCTCATTGttaaaaaaatccaacaaatGCAGAAGTTCCTTGGGTTGGCAGCAACAGGGAAGCTGGACTCTGACACTCTGGAGGTGATGCGCAAGCCCAGGTGTGGAGTTCCTGACGTTGGTCACTTCCACACCTTTCCTGGCATCCCGAAGTGGAGGAAAACCCACCTTACATACAG GATTGTGAATTATACATCAGATTTGCCAGGAGATGCTGTTGATTCTGCCATTGAGAAAGCTGTGAAAGTCTGGGAAAAGGTGACTCCACTCACTTTCTCCAGGCTGTATGAAGGAGAGGCTGATATAATGATCTCTTTTGCTGTTAAAG aACATGGAGACTTTTACTCTTTTGATGGCTCAGGACACAGCTTGGCTCATGCCTATCCACCTGGACCTGGGCTTTATGGAGATATCCACTTTGATGATGATGAACACTGGACAGAAGATGCATCAG GCACCAATTTATTCCTCGTTGCTGCTCATGAACTTGGCCACTCCCTGGGGCTCTTTCACTCAGCCAACACTGAAGCTTTGATGTACCCACTCTACAACTCATTCACAGAGCTGACCCGGTTCCGCCTTTCACAAGATGATGTGAATGGCATTCAGTCTCTCTATG GACCTCCCCCTGCCTCTACTGAGGAACCCCTGGTGCCCACCAAATCCGTCCCTTCAGGATCTAGGACGCCAGCCAAGTGCGACCCTGCTTTGTCCTTCGATGCCATCAGCACTCTGAGGGGAGAATATCTGTTCTTTAAAGACAG ATATTTTTGGCGAAGATCCCACTGGAACTCTGAACCTGAATTTCATTTGATTTCTACATTTTGGCCCTCTCTCCCGTCATATTTGGATGCTGCATATGAAGTTAATAGCAGggatactgtttttatttttaaag GAAATGAGTTCTGGGCCATCAGAGGAAATGAGGTACAAGCGGGTTACCCAAAGGGTATCCATACCCTGGGTTTTCCTCCAACCATAAGGAAAATTGATGCAGCTGTTTCTgacaaggaaaagaagaaaacatacttCTTTGTAGAGGACAAATACTGGAG ATTTGATGAAAACAGCCAGTCCATGGAGCAAGGCTTCCCTAGACTAATAGCTGATGACTTTCCAGGAGTTGAGCCTAAGGTCGATGCGGTATTACAGGCATTTG gatttttctatttcttcagtgGATCATCACAGTTTGAGTTTGACCCCAATGCCAGGATGGTGACACGCATACTGAAGAGTTACAGCTGGTTACATTGCTAG